The Haloterrigena turkmenica DSM 5511 genome includes the window AATTAGTTAGTCAGACCATGGTACTTAAAACACTGGAATTTCGAAGGTAATTAACGACGATCTGTCCTATCAAGAAAATCTCAGTTCGCGGTCGGCCGATCGCCGCGACGTTCGGTCGATACGATACTGCTACGAGTCACGGAAGCGCTCGACTAGAGCGGGAAGCCGGCCGTCGGATACCGAACTCCCGTCGGTCGCCGCGCGGTCCTCTAGGAGGCGTTCGTATCGATCGATCACCGCCTGCCGGCGTCGCTCGCTCGCCTCGAGTGCGTCCTCGAGGGCGGCGACCCGTAGTTCGAGTTGCGTCCGTTCGATACGAGCGGCAAGCGGAACGGACGGTCGCTGGTCGCTCGAGTCGATGGGAGGGGGTGTAGGGTCAGTACCCTGGCGGTCGGCGGACATGGGTCGCCGTTCGATTCGATTTCGTCGGGGAAAAACCTCAGTCAGTCGGCCGTCAGACGCGTCCGACGCGCGTCGTCCTGCCGTCTGACTCGCGTCCGTCTGACCCGTGGCCGTCTCAGTCCTGCAGGTGCTCGAGCACGCCGTCCGTGTCGGCCGGCACGGGTTCCGGGTCGCTCCCCGCCGCGGCGGCGGCGTCGGGGTCCTTGAGCAGGTGGCCGGTCGTGAGACAGGCGACGCGCTCGTCGTCGTCGACGATCCCTTCCGCGCGGAGCTTTCGGAGCCCGGCAACTGAGGCGGCGGAGGCGGGTTCGACACCGATTCCTTCGCCCGCCAGATCTCGCTGAGCTTCGGTGATCTCCTCGTCGGAGACCGCGACGGCGGTGCCGCCCGTCTCGCGGATGCCGGGCAGGGCCTTCGGCGCGTTGACGGGGTTGCCGATCCGGATCGCGGTCGCTCGCGTCTCGACGTCCTCCCAGCGCCGGACCTCGTCGGCGCCGTTCTCGACGGCCTCGACCATCGGCGCCGCGCCCTCGGCCTGGACGCCGGTCAGCTTGGGGACGTCGTCCTCGTCGAGTTCGCCCGCCTGGACGAGTTCGCGGAAGGCCTTGTACAGCGCCGAAGTGTTGCCGGCGTTGCCGACCGGCAGGACGATCCGGTCCGGCACGGTGTCGTAGTCCGCGAGGAAGCCCTCGAGGATCTCGAGGCCGATCGTCTTCTGGCCCTCCAGCCGGAAGGGGTTCAGCGAGTTCAGCAGATAGGCCTCGCCCTGTCCCGCGAGCTCTTGGACGATGTCGAGGCAGGCATCGAAGTTGCCGTCGACCTCGAGAATGCGGGCGCCGTGGAGGCTGGCCTGGGCGATCTTGCCCGCCGCGACCTTCCCCGCGGGGAGGAGCACGAGCGTCTCCATCCCGCCGCGGGAGCCGTAGGCGGCCAGCGCGGCGCTCGTGTTGCCCGTCGACGCACAGGCGAGGCGGCCGACGCCGAGTTCCTTCGCGACCTTGACGCCGACGGTCATGCCGCGGTCCTTGAACGAGCCGGTCGGATTCATTCCCTCGTGTTTGATTCGCAGGGCCTCGACGCCGATCGACTCCTCGAGTCGGGGCACCTCGTACAGCGGCGTCGCACCTTCCTGGATCGAGACGCCCGATTCGAAGGGCAGGGCGTCGGCGTAGCGCCAGACACCCTCGCCCTCGAAGTCGTCGAACGTCGGGAGGTCGGCGTAGCGGACCTCGAGCAGGCTGTCGCAGTCGTCGCAGGTGTAACGGACGTCGTCGAAGGGCGCGAACGTCTCGCCGCACTCGATACACTCGAGCCAGACGCCGTCGTCGGCGTCGTCCGGGACGGCCGGCTGATCAGCGGAGAGGCTGAGACTCATTGTCCCTCGAGAGGGAGGCGACGGGGAAAAAGTAAGTGGATTCGGCAGCGGGTTCACGGCGGCGCGCCGTCGAACTCGTCGATCACCTCGTGTACCGTCGCCGCCCACGCGTCCAACGCCTCGTGGAGCATCGCCTTCGTCTCGGGAACGGGGACCGCGGTAAACTGGTAGACGTAGCCGCCGCCGTCGAGCAATCGTCTGTCGCGCCGAACGAGCCCCCGGTCGCGCAACGTCGACAGCGATCGAGTGACCGTGCTCCGGTCGCGCTCGAGCGCGTCGGCCAGTTCGTCGATCGTGCTACCCGGCCGTTGACGGAGGACGAGATACGTTCGCGTCTCGTGATTCTCGATTCCGAATACGCAGCTCATCACTTCCTCGAACGGCGGGTCGGACTGCTCCATCAACTCCCCGAGGCGGTGCTGGGAACGGTCGGTCATATCGGTCCGTACGACCGACGAGGTGAAAATAGTCGCTGGACCGCGTTCACGCGTCCTCGACCGCTCCGTATCCCATCTTCCGAATACAGGCTCGCATCTCGCGTTCGCTCTCGTGTCGGTGCAGCCGCGTCGGCGTGTCGCAGTAGAACACCGAGCCGTCGTACCGCAACGTCACCTCGTGTTCAGCGTCGAGAATTGTCGTCGTCACCACGACTCGCCGACCGTCCCGAATCGCGGTTATGATCTCGTCGGCCGTGCACTCCCCGGCGTCGATCCGCAGCGGATCGGGCATCGTCCGCCACTGTGCGGACCACTTCAAAGAGCCTTTTCCCGCCGTCAGTGATGTGATCACGGGTATGCGTGGCCGATACACGACCGAGGTACTGATACACACACCCATGCCCTACGATCGGACATGAGTCAAGAAACGGCGACTCGAACCGACGAACGGACGACGACCGCACTCGCTCCGTGGCAAGCGGGAACCGTCGGCGGTATCCTCGGTGCCGTCGTCTTCGGGGCGATGATGGCGATGCAGACGCCCGCCGTCCTCGAGGCCGCGATTCCGGCCATGTACGGTCTCGAGGGCGGGCTCGCGGGGACGATACTCCACGTTTCCCACGGGGCCGTCCTCGGTGTCGTCTTCGCGGCGCTGCTGGTTGCGGCGGGCCGATCCCATCTCGGCGCGGGTTCGGCCCTCGTCGCCGGTTTGGTCTACGGCATCGCGGTTTGGGCGGTCCTCGCCGTCGTCGTCATGCCGATCTGGCTCTCGGCGGTCGGGTTCGGAATGGCGCCAGCCGTCCCTAACGTCGCCGTCGAGAGCCTCGTCGGTCACGCCGCGTACGGCCTCATCCTCGGCGTCACGTACTCGCTGCTCGCGCGGTAACGCGAGCGGGCGGGTTCGAACACGGTGCCGATCACCTTTTTGTCCGGGTCCTTCCTCACTTCGTTCGGTCGAACCACTCGGAAAAACCTATCAGCGAGAACGAATCTCTCGCTGAACGAAGTGAAGCGACGGTCAGCGAGAGACCAAAAATTCCGAACGCTCACGATGTTCGCGTTCGGTCGCTTACTCGAGCAGCCAACTCAGTAACGCCTTCTGAGCGTGGAGCCGGTTCTCGGCCTGGTCGAAAACGACCGAGCGGTCGCTCTCGATGACGTCGTCGGTGATCTCCTCGCCGCGGTGGGCGGGCAGACAGTGCATCACCGAGGCGTCGGCGGTGTGCTCGAGGAGGTCCGCGCTGATCTGGAACCCCTCGAAGTCGTTCATCCGGACGTCGCGTTCGTCCTCCTGGCCCATGCTGATCCAGACGTCCGTGTAGATGATATCGGCGTCCGTGGCGGCCTCGACGGGGTCGTGGGTCGTCGTCGGGTCGCCGCCGAGGTCGCGGGCGCGCTCGAGCACCGCGTCGTCGATACCGTACCCCTCCGGCGTCGCGACCGTCAGGTCGATATCGGTCAGCGCGGCGCCGACCGCGAACGACTGGGCGACGTTGTTGCCGTCGCCGATCCAGGCCGCGGAGACGTCTTCGAAGCCGCCCTCCTGCTCGCGGATCGTCAGCAGATCGGCGAGCGTCTGGCAGGGGTGGGCATCGTCGGTGAGTCCGTTGACGACCGGCACGGAGGAGTACTCCGCTAACACCTCCATGTTTCCGTGTTTGAACACTCGGGCCATCACCGCGTCGACGTACCGCGAGAGGGTTCGCGAGGTGTCCTTCAGCGGTTCGCCCCGTCCCAGCTGGATGTCGTCCTCGCCGAGGAAGACGGCGTGGCCGCCCAGCTGGGTCATCCCCGTCTCGAAGGAGACGCGGGTGCGGGTGCTCGGCTTCTGGAAGATCATTCCCAGCGTCTGGCCCTCGAGGTCCTCGTGGTCCTCGCCGGCGTGCTGAGCGCGTTTGTACTCCGCCGCACGCTCGAGGATGGCGTCTAGTTCGGCCGGCGTGACGTCGTCGACGTCGAGGAAGTGTCTCGGCTCCGTCTCGTTCGTTGCTGTTGTCATGGTATGATCTGTAAAACGACTATTGCTCACTGAGCGTCCGCGCGACGCGCTCGAGGACCGACACCGACTGGTCAAACTCCGACAGCGGCAGTCGTTCGTCGGGCGCGTGATCGAGGTCCGAGTCGCCCGGCCCGTAGGTGACCATCGGGCAGTCCCAGGCCCCGGCGTAGATGTTCATGTCGCTCGTGCCTGTCTTTCGCACCAAGCGGGGATCGCCGCCTTCCTTGCGGATGGCGACGCGAAACGCCCGTGCGACCTCCGTCCGCGGGCTCATCATCACCGGCGGGACCTTGTCCTTCCAGGTCACGGTCCCGACCTCGAGTTCGGCCTCCGTGGCTTCGCGGACGGCTCCGACGTCGAGCGCCGGCGGCACGCGCAACTGGACGTCCATCGTCGCCTCGACGGAGAGGCCGTCGTCGCTGACGCCGCCCTCGATGTCGACCGGCTTGGTCGTCACCTGCTCGAAGACCGGTTCGTACTCGTCGCCCTCGAAGTACTCCTCGACGGCCGACCACCAGCGGACGGCGTGTTGGATCGCGTTCGGGTCCGGCCGGGAGGTGTGGCCGGACTCGCTTGTCGCGACGTACGTGCCGGCGATCAGGCCGCGATACCCCAGCGTGATCCCGTCGGCACCGGAGGGTTCGCCGTTGACGACGGCATCCGGTTGCTCCTCGCGGTCATCGACCAGGTAGCGCGACCCCTTCGAGTCGACCTCCTCGCCGACGACGCCGACGAAGGAGACGCCGGTGCGGACGGCGGCGGCCGCCATCGCGGCGAGCGGTCCCGTCGCGTCGACGCTGCCGCGACCCCAGAGGATCTCGTCGTCGCCGGACTCTTCGACCTCGACGGGGATGTCCCCCGGCACGGTGTCGATGTGCGAGGTCAACAACACGGCGTCGTCCGCCGGCGCGCGGACGTTCCCGACCGCGTCGATCCAGACCTCCCGGTCGTGGACCTCGAAGAATTCCACGAGGCGCTTGGCCGCCTCGCGTTCCTCGCGGGTGGGCGACGGGATCGAGACGAGATCGATGAGCAACTCGCGGGCCTCGGCAGCCGACACGTCCGTCGGTTCGCTCGAGTCCGCGTTCATGATTCGGTGTCGGATGCGACGACCGCGGTCAGCGCGTTCACGAGTCGATCCGCCTCCGCCTCGTCGATCACGAGCGGCGGCAGCAGACGCAGGACGGTCCGCCCCGCGGGAAGCGCCAGTACCTGGTGGTTCATCGCCAGATCGCGAGCCGCGCGGTTCGCACCGCGTTTCAACTCGAGGCCGACGAGCAGGCCCTCGCCGCGGACCTCGCGGACCGAATCGCCCAGCGCGGACTCGAGTTCGGTCATGAGGTAGTCGCCGATCTCGGCGGCGTGAGCGGGCCGCTCCTCCTCGACCAGCGTCGAGACGGTCGCGTGGACCGCCGCGGCGACGACAGGGCCGCCGCTGAACGTGGCGTTGTGCGAGGCCGCGCCGTCGGCGATCCAGTCCTGCACCGCGACCGCGCCGACGGGCAGGCCGTTGCCAAGTCCCTTCGCCGTCGTGAGGATATCGGGCGTGACGCCCGCGTTCTGGCAGGCCCACATCGAACCCGTCCGGCCCATGCCGGTCTGGACCTCGTCGAGGACGAGCGCCGCGCCGGCCTCGTCGGTGAGTTCGCGGGCGGTCTCGAGGTAGCCCGCCGGCGGGACGTTGATCCCGCCCTCGCCCTGAATCGGCTCGAGGATCACGGCCGCGGTCTCGTCGTCGACCGCGTCGGCGAGTTCGTCGCCGTCGCCGTAGGGAACGAACTCGATGTCGCCGGCCAGCGGCTCGTACGGTTTCTTGTACTTGTCTTTCCAGGTAGCCGCGAGTGCTCCCATCGTTCGTCCATGGAACGACCGGGTCGCCGCGACGATCTTCGACTCGCCGGTCGCCGACCGGGCGAACTTCAGAGCGGCCTCGTTGGCTTCGGTCCCGGAGTTACAGAACCAGGCGCCCTCGAGTCCGTCCGGCGTCGACGCGACGAACGAGGCGTAGGCGTTCTCGCGCGCCTCGACGGGGTAGGAGGAGTCGACGAACGTCAGGTCGCCGACCTGCTCCTGGACGGCCTCGACGACGGCGGGATGAGAGTGGCCCAGCGGCGTACACGCGAAACTCGCGCCGGCGTCGATGTACTCAGTGCCGTCGGCGGTGTAGAGAAACACTCCCTCGCCGCGCTCGATGCCGATCGGCTTGCTTCCGGAGACGAAATCGAGATCGCTCATTGCGTTACTTCCTCCGTGTCGGTATCTAACACGCCGGGCTCGAGGGTCGTGCCCTCACCGTCTAGCGCGCTCGAGATCGGTTCGTCGGCGTTGGCGGTCGCGACGATCACCGATGCGGCGCCGCCCTCGAGCGCTTCTTCGGAGGCCATGACCTTCTTCGTCATGAACCCTTCCGCGGCGTCCTTGACGGCCTCGAACTCCTCGGGGGTCGACGCCGAATCGATCTTGGTGGACTCGTCGTCGGGGTCCTCGTAGATCCCCGAGACGTCTGTGAGGACGACGAGGTCGGCCTCGAGCGCGCCCGCGATCGCGGCCGCGGCGCGGTCGGCGTCGGCGTTGACCGCCGTGTAGCCGCCGGACTTCTCCTTGCCCAGCATGGGAACGGAGACGACGGGCGTGTAGCCGCCCTCGAGGGTCGTCTCGAGCAGGTCGGCGTTGACCGACTCGATCTTGCCGGAGTGGTCGCCGCGCTTGATCTTCTTCTTGCCGTCCTCTTTGACGCGGACGGCGGACTTGCGCTTGCCCTCGAGCAGCTTGCCGTCCGTACCGGAGAGGCCGACGGCGTCGACGCCCTCGTTGTGCAGGCTCTCGACCAGATCGGTGTTGAGCTTGCCGGGCATGACCATCTTGAAGACGTCCATCGTCTCCTCGTCGGTAAAGCGCCCGACGACGCCGCCGGGGGTCTCGACGTAGGTGGGCTCTTTCCCGAGGTCCTCCAGGGTCTCGTCGACGGCGGTCGAACCGCCGTGCGTCAGCACGACGTCCTCGCCGTCCTCGACGAGGCTCGCGACGTCGGCGAGCGCTCCTTCGGGATCGACGGCGCGTGCGCCGCCGATTTTGACGACAGTAGTCATCTCAGGGTGCCCCCACGGGGTGGAGCCCCGTAAACTCGAGTCCGGCCGTTTCCTCGAGACCGAGCGCGATGTTGGCCGCGTGGACGGCCTGTCCGGCCGATCCCTTCATCATGTTGTCGATCGCCGAGAAGACGACGATGCGCTTGTTCGAGGGGTCGAGTTCGAAGCCGACCTCGGCGAGGTTAGTGCCGGCGACCGATTTGGGCTCCGGATACCGATACACACCGGAGCCGCCGGCGGCCATCCGGACGAACGGCTCGTCCTCGTAACACGCGCGGTAGGCCTGCCACAGGTCGCCCTTCGAGACCGGCCCCGAGGGGAAGACGTGGTTCGTCGCGCTGGCGCCGCGGATCATATCCACGGCGTGGCAGGTAAAGGAGACGCTCGTGTCGAGGAACTGCTCGATCTCGGCCTCGTGGCGGTGGCCAGTCGGCGCGTACGGACGGACGACGCCAGAGCGCTCGGGATGCGAGGAAGCCTCGCCGCCACCGGCGCCTCCCTCGGAAGAGCCGACTTTGACGTCGACGACGATCTGCTCGCCGCCCTCGAGGATGTCGTGCTCGAACAGCGGGTACAGACCCAGAATGGTGGCAGTGGCGTTACAGCCGCCGCCGGCGATCAGGCCCGCGCCCTTGAGGTTCTCGCGGTTTATCTCCGGGAGCGCGTACTCGGCCTTCTCTAGGTACTCGGGCGACTCGTGGCCGTCGTACCACTCGTCGTACTGCTCCTCGCTCTCGAGGCGGAAGTCCGCCGAGAGGTCGACGACGGTGTCTGCGATCTCGAAGAACTCGTCGATCTGGCCCATGGAGACGCCGTGAGGCGTCGCCGCGAACAGGACGTCGACGCTCTCGAGGTCCTCCGGTTCGGTGAAACGCA containing:
- the thrC gene encoding threonine synthase, producing MSLSLSADQPAVPDDADDGVWLECIECGETFAPFDDVRYTCDDCDSLLEVRYADLPTFDDFEGEGVWRYADALPFESGVSIQEGATPLYEVPRLEESIGVEALRIKHEGMNPTGSFKDRGMTVGVKVAKELGVGRLACASTGNTSAALAAYGSRGGMETLVLLPAGKVAAGKIAQASLHGARILEVDGNFDACLDIVQELAGQGEAYLLNSLNPFRLEGQKTIGLEILEGFLADYDTVPDRIVLPVGNAGNTSALYKAFRELVQAGELDEDDVPKLTGVQAEGAAPMVEAVENGADEVRRWEDVETRATAIRIGNPVNAPKALPGIRETGGTAVAVSDEEITEAQRDLAGEGIGVEPASAASVAGLRKLRAEGIVDDDERVACLTTGHLLKDPDAAAAAGSDPEPVPADTDGVLEHLQD
- a CDS encoding [LysW]-lysine hydrolase — protein: MNADSSEPTDVSAAEARELLIDLVSIPSPTREEREAAKRLVEFFEVHDREVWIDAVGNVRAPADDAVLLTSHIDTVPGDIPVEVEESGDDEILWGRGSVDATGPLAAMAAAAVRTGVSFVGVVGEEVDSKGSRYLVDDREEQPDAVVNGEPSGADGITLGYRGLIAGTYVATSESGHTSRPDPNAIQHAVRWWSAVEEYFEGDEYEPVFEQVTTKPVDIEGGVSDDGLSVEATMDVQLRVPPALDVGAVREATEAELEVGTVTWKDKVPPVMMSPRTEVARAFRVAIRKEGGDPRLVRKTGTSDMNIYAGAWDCPMVTYGPGDSDLDHAPDERLPLSEFDQSVSVLERVARTLSEQ
- a CDS encoding helix-turn-helix domain-containing protein, producing the protein MTDRSQHRLGELMEQSDPPFEEVMSCVFGIENHETRTYLVLRQRPGSTIDELADALERDRSTVTRSLSTLRDRGLVRRDRRLLDGGGYVYQFTAVPVPETKAMLHEALDAWAATVHEVIDEFDGAPP
- a CDS encoding aspartate aminotransferase family protein — its product is MSDLDFVSGSKPIGIERGEGVFLYTADGTEYIDAGASFACTPLGHSHPAVVEAVQEQVGDLTFVDSSYPVEARENAYASFVASTPDGLEGAWFCNSGTEANEAALKFARSATGESKIVAATRSFHGRTMGALAATWKDKYKKPYEPLAGDIEFVPYGDGDELADAVDDETAAVILEPIQGEGGINVPPAGYLETARELTDEAGAALVLDEVQTGMGRTGSMWACQNAGVTPDILTTAKGLGNGLPVGAVAVQDWIADGAASHNATFSGGPVVAAAVHATVSTLVEEERPAHAAEIGDYLMTELESALGDSVREVRGEGLLVGLELKRGANRAARDLAMNHQVLALPAGRTVLRLLPPLVIDEAEADRLVNALTAVVASDTES
- a CDS encoding acetylglutamate/acetylaminoadipate kinase translates to MTTVVKIGGARAVDPEGALADVASLVEDGEDVVLTHGGSTAVDETLEDLGKEPTYVETPGGVVGRFTDEETMDVFKMVMPGKLNTDLVESLHNEGVDAVGLSGTDGKLLEGKRKSAVRVKEDGKKKIKRGDHSGKIESVNADLLETTLEGGYTPVVSVPMLGKEKSGGYTAVNADADRAAAAIAGALEADLVVLTDVSGIYEDPDDESTKIDSASTPEEFEAVKDAAEGFMTKKVMASEEALEGGAASVIVATANADEPISSALDGEGTTLEPGVLDTDTEEVTQ
- the argC gene encoding N-acetyl-gamma-glutamyl-phosphate reductase — translated: MAVGTETGADANAETVTATVIGGSGFTGGELLRLLAGHPNFELTEVTSRSKAGKSVGSVHPPLRGTDLRFTEPEDLESVDVLFAATPHGVSMGQIDEFFEIADTVVDLSADFRLESEEQYDEWYDGHESPEYLEKAEYALPEINRENLKGAGLIAGGGCNATATILGLYPLFEHDILEGGEQIVVDVKVGSSEGGAGGGEASSHPERSGVVRPYAPTGHRHEAEIEQFLDTSVSFTCHAVDMIRGASATNHVFPSGPVSKGDLWQAYRACYEDEPFVRMAAGGSGVYRYPEPKSVAGTNLAEVGFELDPSNKRIVVFSAIDNMMKGSAGQAVHAANIALGLEETAGLEFTGLHPVGAP
- the argF gene encoding ornithine carbamoyltransferase, which encodes MTTATNETEPRHFLDVDDVTPAELDAILERAAEYKRAQHAGEDHEDLEGQTLGMIFQKPSTRTRVSFETGMTQLGGHAVFLGEDDIQLGRGEPLKDTSRTLSRYVDAVMARVFKHGNMEVLAEYSSVPVVNGLTDDAHPCQTLADLLTIREQEGGFEDVSAAWIGDGNNVAQSFAVGAALTDIDLTVATPEGYGIDDAVLERARDLGGDPTTTHDPVEAATDADIIYTDVWISMGQEDERDVRMNDFEGFQISADLLEHTADASVMHCLPAHRGEEITDDVIESDRSVVFDQAENRLHAQKALLSWLLE